Within Plasmodium vinckei vinckei genome assembly, chromosome: PVVCY_12, the genomic segment AAATGGGCCATGGATACCAAACTTGAGACTAATTCACACATGTAagatatgtaaaaatatttttaatttttataagcaTTATTAGTGTaggaaattatatatatttaaataaaattgtttgtAGACCCATTTTTAATGCCACAAATCCAGGTCGATAAAGGTGCAATAAAGCATGTATTAAGGGGGTCGAATGTAATGTGCCCTGGAGTAACATCACCTGGTGGGAAGTTAGACGATGTTGAAGCAAACACAGTTGtggtaataaaaataaactatttttaaagaagaatatacacattttaataagatataaatataatttttttatttcttaacTATTTTAGCAAATTAGAGCTGAAGATAAAGAACATGCTTGTGCAGTAGGAATAACAACCATGTCAACAAAAGAAATGTAAGAATTTTGTAAaacttaaaaattatattagaAACAATgaatatagatatatggATACTTATATTGTTACATTCCCTTTTTACTTTTTGTTTCTTTAGAATTgaagtaaataaaaatatttgcatTGAAAATATTCACTACCTAAATGATGGATTGTGGAACTGCAAATTGAACGACAAATGATTGACTACTGTTTTATGTTATAAGTAGATAAAATATGTCAATATTATAAGCAAGACTTtctgtatttatataattaaaggATTGATATGTGAATAAAGTATATGAGAaggcaaaaaaaaaactgcTTATAAAACAATGCACATATTTATGCAGAATATTTTCTAATTAATATGGGCATTTTACGTTATAtagatttatatatatatatatgtataaggCTATAAAGCTTTATAACGTCATATActtgctattttttttgttatatatttaatttgtatatacgTATATATCATGTTTcattttatctttattataattatgtaattttttaaatattttttaatttactttctttaatgcatataaaaaaatctgcattttatttctttgttATTTCGAAAATCCCaatttcataaattttgaTATGAACATAGATTattgataaattattttgaaaacataaaaacaaattttattatttttatttattaaataagggtttttttttgaatatttttttaaatatttaagtaaaaaaataggataattaataaaaaaatagctaattgtattaaaaaataaaattatgacGACGTAGCCTAATGGATAAGGCGTCGGTCTTCGGAACCGAAGATTGCGGGTTCGAGTCCCGTCGTcgtttaaaaattttattgaaaatatagcataaataaattaatgatattataaaaaaactcgaaataatttaataatttaattttctgTATGTACTTTAAAATTTActtatttgaataaaaattttattatttatatatttttatatataatgtaaaataaccgcggttttatatgattataatataataggaaatataaaatgggtgaaaaaatgtgtagaaaataaaatttatgcaaaaatttaattattacataaaaaatagcttGCCATTGTATATACAGCTTGTAGACATATAAAGTGCCAAACCTTAAAagtatattcaaaaaagttaaagtaaaatatttatgaacaAAACTAGCTAAAACGAAATACttatgaaaaaagaaatacgTATGACCAAACTAGCTAAAACGGAATACGTATGAACAAATCAGCTAagtgaaatatttatgaccaaaaaaattttaattaaaaaaatttatgaacaaaacaggtaaaataaaaaacttaTGAACAAAACAGGTAAAGTAAAAAACTTATGAACAAGACaggtaaaataaaaaacttaTGAACAAAACAGGTAAAGTAAAAAAGCTTATGAACAAGACaggtaaaataaaaaagcatATGAACAAACTAGCTAAAGTGAAAAAACTTATGAACAAAGCAGGTAAAGTAAAAAAGCATATGAACAAAGCAggtaaattaaaagaactTATGGACAATACAGGTAAAGTAAAAAAGCATATGAACAAAGCAggtaaattaaaagaactTATGGACAATACaggtaaaataaaaaagctTATGAACGAAGTAGCTAAAGTGAAACacttatgaaaaaaacaactaaaataaaatttttatgaaaaaaaaaaagctaaaataaaatttttataaaaaaaaaaagctaaaataaaatttttataaaaaaaaaaagctaaaataaaatgtctATGAAAAAACagctaaaataaaatgtctatgaaaaaaaaaagctaaaataaataattataaataaaaaattttaaataaaataataataaataaaaaagctaaaacaatatatttatgaataaatGTGTATGATAATcatatgaattatatacatttatttatgtataaatattttaaaaatattaaaccTCTATTTATGgctttattaaatttaatggGCAAATCccaatttctttattatatgtttaaaGGGTGTATTTTTCctctcatttttttttcttcattttttgtattttttttatgaatgcATAAATATCTTCGTTGTAGACATTCATTTGCATAAATGAGTCCGTCTGTAAAGATAATttagaacaaaaaaaaattgtaatatatttaaatgggCATAACAATtgtattttaatatattggTATGTGTGTGTATCCcctttatttatgtaagagaaataatttaaaagagATATGCATAAGcaaattaaacaaaatgaataaactttttaaatatttattattacgaTTTTTTGAAGAGgcaaatatgataaatttttaatatccattatatataacttaAACAAATGTAGTGATACATtagaatatttattcatcCTTAATTCTCCGAATGatgttataaatttatatatactataaaCATCTGTGAatgtatttgttttttttaataaataagtttCAACGtgatcaaaaaatatttttgaaatatttaaaaaatctttagatgaattataaatttgatCATTATATGTTTGTGTGGTGTCAATGTGTGAATCCTCTAAAATGGtagcattattattattttttgtaaattgtGATATTAATTCAacttgtttattattttcttctgaTGAACGAACATAAGCAAGTGATAATGCAGAGCATACATTGGCAAGTTccgaatatttaaaatttttcaaataaataattgcTAATTTAGATAAAGAAATTAGTAGTTCATATTCTAATAAGCAATTTCCTTtaattaatgaatatattattgaGCAAACTAAAGTTGAAttagtatatttattcatatgcttaattaaatatttttcagcTTTTTCAATgtctaaaaaatattgaattgtatttatttcatttggATAAGTATTGTTGTCAtggtttttatttatatatgtatctTTTGTATAAGTGTTATCAATTTGGAAGGTATTAGTATTTTCTAtctcatcatttttttcgtgATCTGTTACTAAATTATTGGGTTTAACAGAATTATcagttttatattcatcTAGCAATGTGCTAACACTGTTAaggttatttttttttgttttattattttttagtgtgtctataaaattaatataattgggataattatatattagataaaaagataaagaaatatatttatctgtTATGTTTGTGGAAATActtttttgattatttttaaattctaTAGATagattaatatatttttggtgatcatatagtatattattgtagctttcaaataaaaatgggtatgtttttttaaagaactGCAAAATTTTTTGACTTAATtgatttataaaatgttcAATATATTGTGAGCTTTTAGTATATGCTTGTAATAGCATAGATAGTTCTTGTATtgtatattcatttataaatagAATTGCATAATTCCAAATAGATTTaagtaatatattatttcctaGTCCTATATTTACATAGGAATGTataatcataattatttgtttggGCTCAAATAAGTTTATTTGCGCTAAACTATTTTCTGATATAACTTGAAAAAGTTTTTGGTGTAGTATACATGCATTATTGAATGAATTAGCTAAAACACTTAAGTGTCTAGGTTTAAGTaaatatgatttatttataatttgttcagctattaataaatataaagacaaaaaattaGATTCTTCtgcatttttaaatttactAAATGCATTGGTTAGAGATACTAATTGAtctattgaaaaaaatggtacttttttttctattaaagttttgaaaaaaacaaataaatttttttttaaataattaactCTAGCTAATGCATTCGTAACGTAATGTATTGAATCGGCAGACCAAAGTTGTTCAACTTGATTTATGTTGTAAGTAGAATTGTTAAGGTTGggaattatattatttgattcAGTTGTATTTGGAGAATaagatattttattatcttcaggacatataataatataattatttgatattaaaaaattgcaaATTTGCTCAATAAAGTTAGTTATGTATTCTTtgtcatataaatataaagaagaagaataattacatattaaaggaatatttttaaagtcAAATTTGTctaatttttgtaatatatgggaagataataatttaaaataattttcatgCTTTGGTAATAGATTAAATTTAGCAAAAGCATTTAATACATACAAAGAACCATATTGTGAGAATttcatatttcttttaaaaaaataatgaaataaagtATTAATAAGATTTATATCATCaactttaattttaataaaacattttagtAAAATTCCTATATCACATGAATTAAATTGGTTGCTATATTCCATTACACTAGtttttataacatttaAAATGTCTTCTTCGAAttcatgttttttatttatacctccataatattttgttgtATCAGTTAGTTCATTGTTATTGTTATTGTTATGGTTGAGGTGTGTAGTTTTTTCAGATTTTTCAGATTTGTCcgattttccttttttctCCTTACAACTAATTTCTATACaatatttcataatatttcgaatgacttcatttttttttgaaatagtatgatttaatataatttcagaaatatttttatcaatatttttatattcttctatttctaatttatttttttcattcataGCATCAGTCATATCAAAATAAACTTCATTAATAATTtctaaatgtttttttttttcatatcgGGTTTTTGGTTGATATAATTCTCCAAACCGTCTTTTTACAGTAC encodes:
- a CDS encoding cell cycle regulator protein, putative, whose product is MKGFCVDNISSQNLMKSSVQRSIKATILKQYPNLENFIDDIFPKKEPLFLGKCTNHVTIIIANNEILFFQIRNGPWIPNLRLIHTYPFLMPQIQVDKGAIKHVLRGSNVMCPGVTSPGGKLDDVEANTVVQIRAEDKEHACAVGITTMSTKEIIEVNKNICIENIHYLNDGLWNCKLNDK